One Rosa chinensis cultivar Old Blush chromosome 5, RchiOBHm-V2, whole genome shotgun sequence genomic region harbors:
- the LOC112164134 gene encoding uncharacterized protein LOC112164134, with translation MPPRPDPRMAAVLRAFEVLGNAPEQTPEELERYRVTQCLEQFTKLKPPQFNRIGEACEAENWLRQILKILDILRTPEQYRVSLAVHQLVGEADNWWDTVRSLRTVADLTWVEFEQLFLERFFPPVLKAQKISEFFALTQGNKTTHEYVVAFTRLLKYVPAIAKDDQMKKQRFMAGLQDSILLELRSDTTLSYSESVAAAYAIEADEAAYPRRGDGQGSSHPQKNRWVHRRKLQGGNSQGYASSSSSSGSSGRRGPAPYTCFACGQPRHTKVRCPFVNNSQGASSGSGFQNLRPAQSLSTQISPAPYRPPNPTLQQYRPPQPLAVMYDQQITAPRPVNQANQGRNRGGRSQGGRRQLYAIIGGETTEASGSGTALAGTILISNSEPRVLLDTGASHSFITTWLAESLGLEPTPLDGVFAFNTPLGVGTGVDKAYRKCQVVIAGRKLQADLYPIELYDFDLILGMDWLSKYKALIDCDRRAIRITPPSNETFEIKVAKPLLPPSSLLKACFRGRRTLSCYSIIAAGEKANMKTNYYVPIVDEYPDIFPEELPRLPPHREVEFRIDLVPGMEPISISPYRMAPAEMSELKLQLEDLESKGFIRKSSSPWGASVLFAKKPDGILRLCVDYRRLNQVTIKNKYPLPRIDKLFDQLAGAMFFSKIDLRSGYHQLRVREEDIPNTAFRTRYGHFEFVIMPFGLTNAPAAFMDLMNRVFRLYLDQFVIVFIDDILIYSKTQEEHVYHLRIVLQTLSDHQLYAKKSKYDFWLTEVKFLGHVISTAGLSVDPSKVEAILNWEQPQNVTEIHSFLGLAGYYRRIIHDFSKIALPLTKMTRKGTKFEWDDKCENAFVELKTRLTTAPVLVLPNNVDPYQVYTDASGNRLGYVLMQNGQVVAYGSRQLKPHERNYPTHDLELAAIVFALKIWRCYLYGTQFEVYSDHKSQKYIYTQRDLNLRQRRWMEYLKDYEFNFLYHPGKVNVVADALSRKTRKEFGLYPQKGNPQGYLASLTLKPQLLQLVEESQWNDPDTHMLRAQIYTGEVTNE, from the exons ATGCTTGGAGCAGTTCACCAAGCTTAAACCACCTCAGTTCAACAGAATCGGTGAAGCCTGCGAGGCTGAAAACTGGTTGAGGCAAATCTTGAAGATCTTGGATATCTTACGGACACCGGAGCAGTACCGTGTGTCCCTAGCTGTACACCAGCTTGTCGGGGAGGCTGACAACTGGTGGGATACCGTCCGTAGCCTACGGACTGTCGCTGACCTAACTTGGGTAGAGTTCGAGCAACTCTTCCTAGAGCGGTTCTTTCCACCTGTCCTGAAGGCACAAAAGATCAGTGAGTTCTTTGCTCTGACCCAAGGAAACAAGACCACTCACGAGTATGTTGTGGCCTTCACACGACTACTTAAGTACGTGCCAGCAATCGCCAAAGACGATCAGATGAAGAAACAGAGGTTCATGGCGGGACTCCAAGACTCGATTCTACTCGAGTTACGCTCGGACACTACCTTGAGCTATAGTGAGTCCGTAGCTGCCGCCTACGCCATCGAGGCTGATGAAGCTGCATACCCAAGACGTGGGGATGGTCAGGGAAGCTCTCACCCACAGAAGAATCGTTGGGTGCACCGAAGGAAGCTCCAAGGAGGAAACTCCCAAGGATATGCCAGTTCCAGCAGTAGCAGTGGATCTTCAGGAAGACGGGGCCCTGCACCCTACACTTGTTTTGCTTGTGGCCAACCTAGACACACCAAGGTTCGCTGCCCGTTTGTTAACAACTCACAAGGAGCGTCTTCTGGCTCGGGATTCCAGAATCTGAGGCCAGCTCAGTCACTATCGACTCAGATATCGCCAGCACCCTACCGACCACCGAACCCTACTCTGCAACAGTACCGACCACCTCAGCCGTTAGCAGTGATGTACGATCAACAGATTACTGCACCTCGACCTGTCAACCAGGCAAACCAAGGAAGAAACCGTGGAGGACGTAGCCAGGGAGGACGTAGACAACTGTATGCAATCATCGGTGGAGAGACTACTGAGGCTTCTGGCTCTGGCACCGCACTAGCTGGTACGATACTCATCTCTAACTCTGAACCCAGAGTTTTGCTTGACACTGGTGCATCACATTCATTCATCACTACATGGCTAGCTGAGTCACTAGGACTAGAACCAACACCACTAGACGGAGTTTTCGCCTTTAATACCCCGCTTGGTGTGGGCACTGGTGTAGACAAAGCCTATAGGAAGTGCCAAGTTGTTATTGCTGGTAGGAAGCTGCAAGCCGATCTCTATCCTATCGAATTGTATGACTTTGATCTAATTCTCGGGATGGACTGGCTGAGTAAGTACAAAGCACTCATCGATTGTGATCGACGCGCCATACGAATCACTCCACCAAGCAACGAGACCTTCGAAATAAAAGTGGCAAAACCCCTCTTACCTCCTAGTTCACTACTGAAGGCTTGTTTTCGAGGGAGGAGAACGCTTTCTTGTTACAGCATCATCGCTGCAGGGGAAAAGGCAAACATGAAGACCAACTACTACGTACCGATTGTAGACGAGTACCCCGACATATTCCCGGAGGAGCTACCAAGATTACCCCCGCATCGTGAAGTGGAATTTCGTATTGACCTAGTTCCCGGTATGGAGCCGATCTCGATATCACCGTATCGGATGGCACCAGCCGAGATGAGCGAACTGAAGTTACAACTAGAGGATCTAGAAAGCAAGGGATTCATCCGAAAGAGTTCGTCGCCATGGGGAGCTTCTGTCTTGTTCGCTAAGAAGCCTGATGGAATTCTACGTTTATGCGTAGATTATCGACGATTGAACCAAGTAACGATCAAGAACAAGTATCCACTACCAAGGATAGACAAGTTGTTTGACCAACTTGCGGGAGCGATGTTCTTCTCTAAGATCGACCTTCGATCAGGGTATCACCAGTTGCGAGTGCGTGAAGAGGACATACCGAATACAGCTTTCCGAACGCGCTATGGGCACTTCGAGTTTGTTATCATGCCTTTTGGGCTGACCAACGCCCCAGCCGCATTCATGGATCTAATGAACCGAGTGTTTCGACTCTACTTGGATCAGTTCGTGATTGTCTTTATCGACGACATCCTCATCTACTCCAAGACACAAGAGGAGCACGTTTATCATCTTCGCATAGTTCTGCAAACACTATCGGATCACCAACTCTACGCTAAGAAATCCAAGTACGACTTCTGGCTCACGGAAGTAAAGTTCCTTGGACATGTCATCTCTACAGCTGGACTTTCAGTGGACCCTTCCAAAGTCGAAGCTATACTTAATTGGGAACAACCACAGAATGTGACCGAAATCCACAGTTTTCTTGGACTGGCTGGTTACTACCGCCGCATTATCCATGATTTCTCTAAGATCGCTCTACCATTGACCAAGATGACAAGGAAAGGCACAAAGTTCGAGTGGGACGACAAGTGTGAGAACGCTTTTGTGGAGCTTAAGACGAGGTTGACTACCGCACCTGTACTAGTTCTTCCGAACAATGTCGACCCGTACCAAGTGTACACCGATGCCTCGGGGAACAGACTAGGCTATGTGCTTATGCAAAATGGCCAAGTTGTGGCCTATGGCTCGAGACAGTTAAAGCCGCATGAGAGGAACTACCCGACTCACGACTTGGAACTAGCTGCTATCGTTTTCGCATTGAAGATCTGGAGGTGTTATCTCTATGGCACGCAATTTGAAGTTTACTCGGATCACAAGAGCCAGAAGTACATCTACACTCAACGTGATTTGAACCTACGCCAGAGAAGATGGATGGAGTATCTGAAGGACTACGAGTTTAATTTTCTCTACCATCCTGGAAAAGTGAATGTCGTCGCTGACGCCTTGAGCAGAAAGACGAGAA AGGAGTTTGGCTTGTATCCCCAAAAGGGAAACCCTCAGGGGTACCTTGCGAGTTTGACTCTGAAGCCACAGTTATTACAACTCGTGGAAGAAAGCCAGTGGAACGACCCAGATACGCATATGCTCCGAGCACAGATCTACACCGGAGAAGTCACCAACGAGTAG